The sequence below is a genomic window from Betaproteobacteria bacterium.
GCCTGCCGATGGGTGGCGTCGATTGCGATTCTCGCTGTGCGTGCGTCGACATTTGCCATGCGCGGAGCCGGGGAAAGGCTCATCGATCTGGCTCGCCGGGGCATCTCGGGTGAATGCGGTGAGGCAAAGCTACGCGAACATCTTCAAGAAGAGCGTGCCGTGGACAGCGCTGGTACCGATGGCAATTACGGTCATCGTCGGTTACCTGGGCACGGCGATCTGGACCTTGAAGGTGTCTGTCAGCAGTTCCCGGACGTTTCCCGTCGATGATTTTGTTGGGCTGGCCCAGTACGTGCGACTGTTTGGCAATGATCGCTGGTTACTTTCGCTCGAGAATCTGGCGCTCTATGGCGTGATTTTCATCCTCGCGACAATGATTATTGGTCTGCTACTGGCGATCTTCATCGACCAAAAGGTTGCCGGGGAAGGCGTTTTGCGCACGGTTTTTCTCTATCCCTATGCGATGTCTTTCGTCGCGACCGGCCTCGTCTGGCAATGGGTCCTGAATCCAGGCAGCGGCATTCAGGATGCCGTCCGTCGCATGGGCTTTCCCGACTTCACATTTGACTGGATCGTCAATCAGGATATGGTCATATACACCATCGTCATCGCCACCGTGTGGCAGGCGGCAGGGCTGGTGATGGCCATGTTTCTCGCGGGCCTGCGTGGTATTGACGACGATATCTGGAAGGCTACCCGTATTGACGGGATTCCCGCGTGGCGCGTATACGTGTCAATTGTCCTGCCGATGCTGGGCCCGACGATCGCAACAGTGTTCGTGCTGCTTAGCACCGCTGTGATCAAGCTGTTTGATTCCGTTGTTTCCATGACGCAGGGCGGCCCGGGTACGGCCAGCGAAGTCCCCACAAAATTCATCATGGATCATTTGTTTGGACGGGCAAACATTGCTTTGGCCTCGGCAGCATCGATCGTTATGCTGTTGACCGTAATAGCCATTGTGGCGCCAATTCTGTATGCCCGCAGCCGGGCTTTGAAGCGCGCTGGCAGCCAATGAGTCAGGCACA
It includes:
- a CDS encoding sugar ABC transporter permease; this translates as MAITVIVGYLGTAIWTLKVSVSSSRTFPVDDFVGLAQYVRLFGNDRWLLSLENLALYGVIFILATMIIGLLLAIFIDQKVAGEGVLRTVFLYPYAMSFVATGLVWQWVLNPGSGIQDAVRRMGFPDFTFDWIVNQDMVIYTIVIATVWQAAGLVMAMFLAGLRGIDDDIWKATRIDGIPAWRVYVSIVLPMLGPTIATVFVLLSTAVIKLFDSVVSMTQGGPGTASEVPTKFIMDHLFGRANIALASAASIVMLLTVIAIVAPILYARSRALKRAGSQ